The Chthonomonas sp. genomic sequence GGCTCGCGTCCTTTGTGACGAAATTGTTCGAGTACCATCCCGTAAGACCCGACCCAAACGTCCCGAGCGAAACCCGGTTCACTGGGTCATACCGGGCGATCGCACCATTGGACGTCGTGTACATGGCAAGTTCGTAGCTCGCCAGAGCACCCGTTGACATTGACCCAAGAACGAACAAAACCGAGAGCTGTCTCATCTGCATGACTTTCATTCTATGACAGATCACCAGAAATCGCACGAAAAACTGGCGCGAAGTTCAACCGGCGCACAGCATAAAGGGCGGCCGCTCCCGGTCGCCCTTCACTCTCTGCGCGAAATGGGCCGTCAGCGAGTTCGCTTTCTGCGCACGATGGCCAATAGGCCGAGCCCGATGGCCGCCCAAGTCGCCGGTTCAGGCGCAGCCACCATCGTCGCACGCGAAATGGTCATGTTGTACGGCATTGCATACATAACGGCAAACCTGTTACTCTCCGGCTCGTACGTGTACCATTGGTTCGTGTAGTCAGTCCCATTGTAGTAGGACTGAATCATGTGGACTTTGCCATCATGTCCTGCAACAAGGTTTGACCATCCCGTCGTCGAATAGTAAGAGGTGGCGATGCTGGCCGTGGCAGTCTGGGAAACGCCTGCCGGATGCCAAGCGATCCTTGGATTCGTTGTCTGCGTGCCCGGACCCGCGTAAATTCTGCCGCCCGATGCCAGGATCGAACCGAAGGCATAAGCGTCCGCGTACGATCCCAAGCTATTGTAGCCAAGATACGTGCCCGCGGTAGTGAATCCGAACGTAACGAATGCGAAGTTTCCGCTTCCCAGGTTGAAACGGTTGAGCGTGTAAATTCGTCCATCCGAACCCTGAGCCGAGCCAAGGGGTTCGTAGCCTGAGCCGAACGGGCTCATCTCGGTAAACGAAGAAAAGGCGGCGTTATAGACTCGCGAACGCTGCTGAATGGTCGGGCTCCCGTAGTAGGCATTGACCACGTAGCTTCCGTTTGAGAGAGGAGTGACGCTGTAGGGCCCATTTCCGTAGATTTGCCCTTCGCTCAAGAACTTCTGCCCCGTCTGCAAGCCCGTCGAATAGTTCGCCCAGCGGATTCCCGCGTCCCCATTCAGCGAAACAATTTGACCAGGACGGCCGGAATCGAGGCTAACGGACGCGCCCGAGTAAGTCCCGACTACACCTGCGCCGAATGAGCCCAACTGCACCCTGTTCACCGGGTCAAATCGGTAGAAGTTCCGATCCGTAGTGGTCGTGAAGATCACCATCTCGTAGCTGGCCCGCGCGACCACCGAACCTGCCAAGCAAAACAAAACTACTGAAAGCTGTCCGACTCTCATACGATTCAGTGTATCGCAACTTTGCTGAATCTACCCCTGAGTTTTCGATGGAGCCCAATGGCCCAAGTTCAAATCCTCGCTCATTGCGGCCAAAAACTGTGAGGAAATGTACAAGATTCGTCTGGCATACGACAAGTCATCGCAAGCAATGGACGAAAGCCCTCAACTTTCGTCCAACTCTAGCCTCCCTGCGTACAGATCCTCGAGAGAACGGTACGAACAGCGGCGCGAAGAAAGGAGTTCTCGCGGGCTATTCTACAAACTCAAGCCACACGCGTACAGTTCAGAAGAACTCTTTTGCGCCGGCTTCCATTTCTTCTACAGAAGGCTCGTGGATGCGCTGGCCCATCGACCATTTGTAGCCATATCTGCACGTGAACTGGCCGTAGCGATCGCCCCAGAACATGTCGGCGAGCGGCATCGTCACTTGCACTCCCGCCTTCTCGGCGCGAGCCCAGTCGGCGTCGATGTCCTTTGACTGGATGTGGATCGTCACGAAGATCTTGTCGCCGGGCTGCGGCCCGAAACTCCCGTACTCCGGAAACTCATCGTTGATCATGAGCACGCTGTCGCCAATGACGAGTTGGGCATTCATCACTTTGCTCCCGTCCGGCGTGAGCGCCACGTTCCGCGCGACGGCGCCGAGCGCCTCTTGGTAGAAAGCGATCGCTTCTTGGGCGTTACTCACCACGATGTAGGGCGTGAGCGTCGGGAACACATGCTGAGACGACAAATCTTTCATGCCCGATTATGCATGATCTATAATATGCCCAAGGCTTAGAGTTGCAGCAGCGACCGTATTCTCTCGAATGGGAAATTGGGGGTTGCAATCTGGATCGAAACATTCCAAACAAGAGGCACTTCAACGATGAGCTCCGACACCTTCCCCATTCGCCGCGTCGATCACATTCGACATTACGTAAACAATGCCCGTCAGTCGGCATTCTTCTACCAACACACGTTTGGCTTTGACATCGTCGCGTTCCGCGGCCTGGAAACTGGCTCGCGCGATCAGGTCGACTATGCCCTGCAACAGAACGATCTCCGGCTTGTCTTCTCGGCCCCGCTTCGTCCAGGTCATCCCATGGCGGAAAAGATTTCGACCCACGGAGACTTCGTCCAGGACATCGCGTTTGAAGTCGACGATGTCGATTGGGCGTACAACACCGCCGTCTCGCGAGGCGCGGAGTCGGCCTACGAACCCATGACCCTGGAGGACACCCACGGAACCATCCGCCAGGCAGGCATCAAGATCTATGGCAACACGATTCACACGTTCCTGAACCGGGACAACTACACGGGCCCATTTATGCCAGGCTTCCGCGCCGAGAATCAACCGGGAGACGGCATCGGAATCATGGAAGTTGACCATTGCGTTGGCAATGTTGAACTGGGACAAATGAACCGCTGGGTGAAATGGTACGAAGACGTCCTCGGTTTTGCGAACCTGATCAGCTTCGATGACAAGGACATCTCCACGGAATTCACTGCGCTCATGTCCAAGGTGATGGCGAGTGGCAATGGAAGGGTGAAATTCCCGATCAACGAACCCGCCGAGGGCCGCAAGAAGAGTCAGATCGACGAGTATCTGGAGTTCTTTGGCGGCGCAGGCGTTCAGCACGTGGCCTTGCGTACAGACGACATCGTTTACACGGTCAGCCGGCTTCGCGCCCGAGGAATTGAGTTCCTCAGCGTGCCCCGTTCGTACTACGATATGCTTCCCGAGCGCGTTGGCGCGATCGAAGAAGACATCGCCGTGCTCGCCGACCTGGGAATCCTTGTGGATCGGGACGATGAAGGGTATCTACTGCAGATCTTTACCAAGCCCGTGACCGATAGGCCGACTTTGTTCTACGAAATCATCCACCGCAAGGGGGCGAAGAGCTTCGGAAAGGGCAACTTCAAGGCGCTCTTCGAGAGTATCGAGCGAGAACAGGCCTTGCGCGGCACGCTGTAAACTCGCGGCTCGAATTTCTTGAACGAGGCTGATCTCTGGCCATGCAAGGATCAGCCTCTTTTCGTTTTGGCGCATCGGGTAGCTTTGACCTATGGCTATTGATATCCGCGCACACTACGGTTTCTGGATTGAACTGCTCGCTTCGAACTACGCAAAGGACCTCGCGGCCCTGCCAGAAGGCGCGTACACGACGTCGATCGGCGGCGCGTGCCGCACCGCTCAGAACATTTCCACGGAAATCGTGCTGATGACCCGCGTGGCTAAAGACGTGCTCGAAGGAGGGGAGATTCCGGGGCGAGATCCCGCGAAGTTTGCCTCGCTGATGGAGGAATTGAGCACGCCAGAAGCCGCCGCGCAGGCAGTGAAGGACGCGGCGAAGGAAGCAGGCGCCGCTTTCGCCGCAGCTTCGGACGAGACGTTGGCACGGGAAGTTATGATGCCGTGGGGAATGTCGATGTCGCTGTATGCGCTTGCGCACCTGTGCGCGACGCACATTAATTACCACGACGCGCAACTCAATTACATCCAATCGTTCCACGGCGACACCGAAATGCATTGGTTCTGATTTGCTGCTCTTTCGGCCTCGTGGGCGGCGCGCGGGTCTGGTAACGTTTCGGGATGGATTGGATCGAGAAAACCACCGGCCTGCAGCTTGACGGAAGGACGGGGGCAGCCGAATTCTTGCTCGTCGTGGTTCCTTTGGTCTTTCTTCTAGCCGTCGTGTGGCGGTTCGTCGGCCGCAACCGCCGGTCCGCATAAACAACAGCGGCCTAGTTCAATTGAACTAGGCCGCTGTTCGCTTTCGCTCGCGCTTACTTCTCGTCTTTGAAGTCTGCGTCGATGACGTCGCCGTCCTCTTTCGCCGCGCCGACGCCTGCACCAACCTTCTCTCCCTCATTCTCCTGCGGTTGCTGCGCACTCTGGTACAGCTTCTCCGCGAGCGAATGGGATTCCGTCTCGAGTTCGGTGAACGCCGCTCGGATCTCGTCCTCGTTATCGGCAGCGATGGCTTTGCGGAGGTTTGCAATCTTCTCTTCCAGTGAAGACTTCTCTGCTTCCGTCAAGTTCGCTCCGTGCTCGCGCACGGTCTTCTCCGTGTTGTAAGCCAACGCATCCGCCTTGTTCTTCAACTCGGCCACTTCTTGGACCTTGCGATCCGTTTCTGCGTTCGCTTCCGCTTCGCGGACCATTCTGTCGATCTCGTCCCGGTTCAAATTGCCCGAACCCGTGATGGTGATTCGCTGCTGGTTCCCAGTTCCCAGGTCCTTTGCATTGACCTGAAGGATTCCGTTGGCATCGATATCGAACGTCACCTCGATCTGGGGCACACGAGCCGGTGCCGCAGGGATTCCTGCCAAGTGGAACCGCCCGAGGCTCTTGTTTTCTCGTGCAAGCGGTCGTTCGCCCTGGAGAACATGAATCTCAACCTCCGGCTGGTTGTCGACCGCAGTGGTGTAAACGCGGCTCTTCTTTGTCGGGATCGTGGTATTCCGGTCGATCACCTTATCGAAGATGCCGCCCTGCGTTTCCACACCCAGCGAAAGCGGAGTGACGTCCAGGAGCAAGATGTCCTTCACTTCGCCACCGAGAACGCCAGCCTGAATCGCCGCACCGATCGCCACGACCTCGTCCGGATTCACGCTTCGATTCGGATCTTTCTTCGTGTACTCCTTCACAAGCGCCTGGACCATCGGGATGCGGGAAGAACCACCTACGAGAATGACCTCGTCCAGTTCGGTCGCCCCCATTCCGGCATCTTCCAGAGCCTGATCCAGCGGTCTGCGAATCCGTTCGAGCAGATCCGAGCACAGTTCCTCGAACTTTGCACGGCTCAGGTTCAAATCAAGGTGCTTCGGCTGATTGTCGATGGCCGTGATGTACGGCAAATTGATGTTCGTCGTGACCTGGCTACTGAGCTCGATCTTCGCCTTCTCCGCCGCTTCGCGCAATCGCTGGAGCGCATCGCGCTGAGCGAGCAAATCAATGCCCTGCTCCTTCTTGAACTCGCTAGCAATCCATTCGACAATCTTCTGGTCGAAGTCATCGCCGCCCAAGTGGCTGTCGCCGTGAGTCGCCTTGACTTCAATGACGCCGTCGCCGACATCGAGTACCGAAACGTCGAACGTGCCGCCGCCCAAGTCGAAAACGAGAACCGTTTCGTTCTTGTCCTTGTCCAAGTGGTAGGCCAGCGATGCCGCCGTCGGCTCGTTGATGATGCGCAACACCTTCAGGCCCGCGATCTCGCCCGCGTTCTTGGTCGCAGTTCGCTGGGCGTCGTTGAAGTAAGCCGGAACCGTGATGACCGCCTGGTCCACGGCCGTACCCAGGTACGCCTCCGCGTCTGCCTTGAGCTTCTGGAGGATCATCGCGCTAATCTCCTCGGGAGTGAAGTCCTTGTCCACCGCCGGGATGTGCGCCACGATCATGCCATTCTTGGCTTCCTTGATCTGGTAAGCCACGCGGCTCGCCTCCTCCTTCACTTCCGAGTACTTGTGGCCGACAAATCGCTTGATCGAAGCGACCGTGTTTTCCGGGTTGACCACCGCTTGTCGCTTCGCGGTCACGCCGACCAGCCTTTCACCATTGGCCTTGAACGCGACGACGCTTGGAAGCGTCCGCGTGCCTTCTGCCGTCGCGATGACGATCGGCTCGCCGCCTTCCATTACTGCGACCACCGAGTTCGTGGTCCCCAAATCAATGCCTACTGTTCGTCCCATCGTGTTGCTCCTTAAGTCTTATCGCCTAAAGACACTTGAGTCTTATAGGCTCACATGACAATTCTAACGTCAAAGGTACCCCATCCGTTCCGGGTTTTGGAACGATTTCTTAGAGACAGGACTTTAGGGCCTGCATGGTCGCATCGACCGGAATCTCGCCGACCGATTCGTTCTCTGCCGGGTGAAGAACGGTCAGACTTGGGACGGGCGGTGCCCAGAGCCGGTGAATGCCATACCGGAACAATCCAACCGTCGGAGTTCCCGTCGCCGCGGCCAGGTGGAGGATGCCGTTGTCCAGGGTGAGGACCGCGCGTGCGACCGCAAGTGCCCCGACGACCTGGGGCATGGTGAGTTTGCCGCGCAGGTCCTCAACAAGCTCATCTGCGACCAACTGGGTCTCAAGGTCGTTGCCTTGCCAGTACTTCGACTGCGAGCTTGGCGGCGCGCCAAGCAATCCCACCGAGACTCCTTCGTGCTTCAAAGCACTGAGCGCCTCACTCCACTTCTCGGCGGGCCACAGTTTTTCCGGCAGGCTTGCGCTGGTTGCGATGAGCACGTCGGGCACGGCACGCCCCGGGTCATCGCTGGGTACTCGATACGCGGGCACCGTGCCCTCCAGATAAGCCAATCGGCAGAAGATCTCGGCGATAAATCCGCTGGACAAGAACGGATACTTTTGGGTCAGCGTTGGGCTGATCCACTCCATGTCGCGCCAGAGGTCGCCCCGGGGGTCGTCGGCGTGGGGCAGGTCTTTCCGCGCTTCGCCATCGAGACACGGTCCCGCGGCAAAACCGTGACGCCCCACTAGTGCCGCCGTGGCGAACTTCGCCGCCATCGTGCTCTCCAAGTTCACCACCAGTTCGTACGCTCCGCTTCGATCGCTCAGGATGCGGACCGTGTCCGTCGGGTGCGCTCCATGGAGCGGGTACCAACTATCGAAGAGGTCCGATGCGTGCGCCAGTTCGGAGACGCGATTGCCGGCAAAGTAGTCCAGCGTAGCGTGCGGGTACTTCGCCCGAAGCATCTGCAAGAGAGGCGTGGCAATCACAAAGTTGCCGATCGCATCGTTGGAGATGACGCCGATGCGCGCCTTAGCAGGAAGCTCTTGACCAACGAATCGACGGATCATCTGAGTTCATTGAACCCGATCCGCTAGAAGCGCAGCTGGTATTCCATGCGCATCGTCCAGTTCTGCAACCGCTGGTCCCCTGGGCGCGAATGCTGCCAGCTCACGTTCCCGAGGAACAGGCTGAGTTGCTGGTTCGGACCCGGCTGCTGATCGTACCGCAGCGAGTAGCGATGCACAGTCGAGCGTTTGCCCTGGCGATCGTTTTGCTCAACTCCATAGAACAAAAATACGGGAGACGGGTTCTTCGCGTTGAGAGTCAAATTGACCCCGCCAACCCGGCTGCGGGTCTTCTGCTGATCGTTGCGCAGTTCTTCCCACGATAGCCCGGCAGCGAAGTTTCCGTCGGTGCGCTGGTTCAATTGCCACTTGTTCGCCCTCGTGGCCTGCGGCAGCGAACCGAGAATGACATCTCCGCGGGCGACTTCGGGGTTGGTCTGAAGTTGGTGAACCAGTTCCCAAGAGCGGTTGAGCCGCGCGGTCAGCGCATAGTTGCGGATCATCGTGCGCGAACCATCGGGCATCGTGCGCAACTTGTAGGACACGTTGAGGCGTAGCGGATTCTTCTCCGCCGGATCGGTCGAGAGCCGGAATGTGCGGTCGATGGCGAGCGCATCGCCCGCAGCCACTTGCGAGAGGTAGTCCCAGCCCAAGCTCACTTGGCCCACGCGGAATCCTGCGCCCATCGAGCGGTTCTCCCGTGCCCATGCGTTGTTATCGCGCATCGTATCTGCGCCGTAGCGCAGAGTCAAATCGCTCAACGCACCCAGTTGCAATGGCCGAACCGTCGAGAGCTGGAAATTGCCGGAAGATTGGGTTCGCTGGCGGTCCCAAACGTTCTCCGAGTACACCGCCTTGCCGACCGCGATACCCGCGACTTGGCCTGGCGTCAGTTCGAAGCTCGACTGCTCCTGGCCGAGCGCACGTGTGTTCGTCTGACGGCCGTAGTTGTAGCTGAATCGCATGCCGCCGCCAAAGTCCCACCAGAAACCGTACTTTCGTTGACGCTCGCTGGCGTGGTCGCCGGTCCGCTTGACTTCGCTGTCCGTGACGCTCACGCCCGTTCGCGGGCTCAAGGTCGTCGTGAGCGTGCGTGATTGCTGTGTTTCCCTGTCGCCATCGCTGTAGGTAACGCTCGTGTGCTGCGCGCCCAGCGAGGTCGCGGCGTTGATTTTAGTCTCGTAGGCAACGGTCTGCCGTTTGGAGTCCGGCAAATCGGTCGTGGAACCGTCATAGTCGACCTTCTCGGTCTCCAGCTTGACCCTGCCCGCGGAGCCCATGTCCCGGGCGACGCTCCATCGTTCTAGCCCGTTGGCGTAGAGCAGATCCTCTGGCATGTTGGACCGCGCTCGGAACCGAAGCATCGAGAGTTGGGTGCGTGCGTCAAGATCATAAACGACCGAAGACGACTCGATATCGCGACTCTCGCCGGTCGCGCCACGGTCGGCGGTCGAGCGCTGGGTCTCTAGCTGCAATCCGCGCATCAGGTTCCATTTCAGCGCAAATTCCGACTGATGGAACCCACGATACTGGTTTAGAAACTCTCGTTCGGGGTCGGCCATCGAGCCAATAGACTCAAACCCTTCGCCGATCGCCCGGTTTGCGTAGCGGAGTTCGAGCCCCTTGTCCGCATAGCGTAGCTTCATGCGATCGAGTTCGCCTTCGGCGGCCTTGCGAGCCAGGGTCTGTGAGAATTCGAAGGTCTTCGCCCCACCAAGGTTCAGCCCACCGTCAAGATCGGTGCGACGTAATCCGCTCAGGCTGCCAAGTCGTTCGCGCTCGAAGATCAGCAGTGAGCTGAGAGCCTCGAAGCCGGTACCAATCGACTGGTTTCGGTAGCGGATCGAACCGAAATTGCCTGCGAGCGACAAGGTTTGGACTTTTGTCCGGTCGGTGGCATCCTTGAGCGAGAGGTCTTCGGCGGTCAGCGAAAGATTCTTTGCCGGAGTCAACCGAAGTCGAGTCCCTTCGCGCGAGATACCGTTCAGTTGCCGGAAGAGCTGCCCCTCTTCGCCGCGCTTATCGAAGGGGTTCGCCTGGTACATCTTGCCGATCGCATCGACATGCCCGCGCACCTCGGCATCGCTCAGCGCCGCCGAAGCGTTGAAGTCGTGGTCGGAGCCCCGGGTCGTGCGCGAGATGTCCCAACCGCGACCACTAGCTTGGACGTCCGTGGCGCCCAACCGCGCCGAATCCTGCTGGTCCTCGCGTATCCAGGACGTTGAGTAGCTCCACGGGTTCCCACCCATTTGGGCTCCGACGTTCCACGCTTGGCGGCGAAGACCCTGCTCCCGAGAGAGTTGCCCTGCATCGGCGAGGCGTGTGCCGTCGAACCGAGTGAATCCTTTCTCAACTCGCTGGTCCAAGAATCCGAAGTTCACGATTCCCAACGCGAGATTTGCTTTGCGACGGAAGAGATCGGACCCTTCGCCCGAGTTAATGCGGTTGGTTTCGAAGCCAATGGAGTTGCGGCCCGCGGCGTAGTTGAGCTGCATCTGCTCGCGGGTCATGCCAGCTTCCTTGGCTAGCTGACCACGATTGACGTTGCTGAGGTCGTTGAAGCGCTTGAAACCACCGGTGGTGTGCTCGCTCGACCAGTTGAGCTTGAGGCCGCCCAGTTGTGCGCCGTAGCCGCGGCTTTCTATGGACTCTTTGCCATCGCGCACGGCGTCGTAGTTCGCCGATAGATTCGCAGACTTGGAGCCTACTTGCTGTAAACCGTATCCAACCCGCGAAAGCCCGCGCTCTTTCATGAGCGCCGCCACTTGGTCATTCGAGAGACCCGCCTCGCGCAGGCTCTGGGCGGAAGAAAACTTCTTGGAAATGTTCTGGTAGCTCGCGCGGATTGAGCCCGTACCTGCCCGGAGTTCCAATCCTTGCATGATGGCTTGCCCCTTGCCTGCGTCCGGAGAAGCTGTCTGCACTTCGGTATCGAGGAGTGACGAGGTCTGGACCTTGGATTGATCGCTGACGATGACGACCCCGTTCAGTCCGCCCCCGCCTCGCAAGCCAAACTTGGTCTGCATCCCAACGATGTTCGAGCGCAGGACGGTGCCATCGTCGAGCCGGTCGGCTTGTCCGAACCCGAGAATCATCCGCTGCGAACCCCCGAGCATGTTCAGCCCGAGGCCGCCGACCATACCCATCCCCATCAGGCTGCTCTTCGTCGCCTCGGGTTTGGCATTGGGGTCGTAGCGGTAGGTCGCCTGGATCGACTGGTTCCGCGCTGGCATCTTCGACAAGTAAACAATGCCCGCCGCGGCATCGATGACGTAGTCCTGGTCACGGCGCAGCGTCTTACCGTCAACAATGATCGTCTCGCTTCCAGGCACGACAGCTGCGTGACGCAAAGGTACGGAAGGGGAGCCGGGGGTCACCGAAATCCGGTCAACGGAAGTGCGAATGGCAGAGGATGGAGCAGGCGCGACGACCTCAGCCACGCTCACCGAATACACGGCAAGAGCAGCCAAGAGCGCGATCGTCCTTGTGCCTACCCCAGTCATAGCTTGTTCTCTGTTAAAAGTATAGGGCCTTAAAGGAAGTTTCGACCCACCTTTTCAACGAACATTCACTTCTTTCTACGCTGTTCATGCCCCCACAGCGTTCCACTATTCAGGGTTGTTTCCCCTGCAAGAAGAGACGGTTCAGCTTCATAATGGGTTCATGGGAGTCCGCATTGAGTCTGACAGCATGGGGAAAATCGAGGTCGAATCGACTCGGTACTGGGGTGCGCAGACCCAGCGATCCATCGAGAACTTCCCGATCGGCCGCGACCGCTTCATCTGGGGCCGAACGATCATCCGGTCACTGGGCATCCTCAAGAAGTGCGCCGCGCTGGCGAATCGAGACCTCGGACGTCTGCCCGAAGAAATCGCCTCGCGCATTGTTCTTGCGGCCGACGAAGTGATCTCGGGCAAGCTCGATGAGCACTTCCCGCTCGTTGTGTGGCAGACCGGTAGCGGCACCCAGAGCAACATGAACTCGAATGAGGTGATCTCCAACCGCGCGATCGAACTCTCAGGCGGGGAAATGGGCTCGAAGTCGCCGGTGCATCCCAACGACCACGTCAACCACGGACAAAGCTCGAACGACACATTCCCCACCGCGATGCACATCGCAGTGGTTCTTGACATCGCCGAACGCCTGACCCCCGGAGTGACCACCTTGCGCGACACGTTGGCCCGCAAGGCCTCGCAGTACCAGAATCTCGTCAAAGTCGGCCGGACCCACCTACAAGATGCAACGCCCATCACGTTGGGTCAGGAAATCGGCGGATGGGTCGCTCAAATCGACTATTGTTTGCGCGAGGTTCAGCACGCCAAGCAGGGACTGCTCGAATTGGCCATTGGCGGCACCGCCGTCGGCACCGGGTTGAACGCCCATCCAAAATTCGGGGACCTGGCCGCCAGCTACATGGCCAAGGAGACCGGCCACGCCTTCACCTCCGCCGAGAACAAGTTTGCTTCCCTCTCGGCCCACGATGCGCTCGTACAGACCAGCGCGGCCCTAAGGACGCTTGCGGGTGCGCTCCTCAAGATGGCAAATGACGTTCGCTGGCTTGCCAGCGGCCCGCGCGACGGGATCGGGGAGATCAACATTCCCGAGAACGAGCCTGGCAGCAGCATCATGCCCGGCAAGGTCAACCCCACCCAATGTGAGGCGCTAACCATGGTCGCCGTTCAGGTCTTCGGCAACGATGCCGCAGTGGCCATTGCCGGTTCACAAGGCAACTTCCAGCTAAACGTCTACAAGCCGGTCATGGTGCACAACGTGCTGGAGTCCATCGCGCTGCTGAGTGATGCGTGCCTGAGTTTCAACGATCAGTGCGCGGTCGGAATAGAGCCGAACCTGGCGCGTATCCAGAGCAACTTGGACCAGAACCTGATGGTTGTCACCGCGTTGAATCGCCACATCGGATACGACAATGCCGCGATGATTGCGAAGAAGGCGCACAAGGAAGGCACGACGCTCAAGGCCGCAGCGTTGGCGACTGGCCTGCTGAGCGAAGAGCAGTTCGATGCTTGGGTCGTGCCGCTCGATATGACGCACCCGAGCGAGTAACTTCGCTACACTGGCGCTATGTCCAACACGGTCGGTGACGTCCTGCGCGCGCTCCAACTTATCGCTCCGAGCGAGATGGCGTTTGGGTTTGACCGGATCGGGCTACAAGTCGGCGATCCCTCGCAGACGGTCACACTAGGCGTTGTGACGATGGATGCCAGCATGGCCGCCATTCGGCACGCGAAAGCGGTCGGCGCGCAAGTACTCGTCAGCCACCACCCGGTGATCTGGGAGCCGCTGAGAAACGTGCTCGCAACTGGACCCAACGCGCGCGTCTGGGAACTCGCACGAAGCGGCTTGTCCAGCATCGCCGCGCACACCAACTGGGATTCTTGCCCGGGAGGGCTGAACGACTTCCTGGCTGAGCAGATCGGCCTGCAGGATGTGCGCTCGTTCGGCTCTTCGGCAGAAGCCACCCACCTGAAAGTCGTTGTTTTCGTGCCTACTGCCGAGTCTGACGGCATGCTCACGGCGCTCGCCGCCGCGGGTGCGGGCACGATGGGGCGCTACGATCAGTGCGCATTCAGCGTCGAAGGGACTGGCATGTTTCGGCCGCTCGCGGGCGCGAACCCGACCATCGGCAAGGTCGGCCACCGTGAGTCCGTGGCTGAGAGCCGATTGGAAATGATGCTTCCCGTGGCGGCAAGGGCGAAAGTGGAAGCCGCGCTGCTAGCGGCGCACTCTTACGAGACGCCCGCTTACGAGTTCATACCGCTCGCCTGCACTTCGGTCCAGCCCATCGGACGCACCGGCCGGCTACCTCAACCACTGGGCCTGCTCGAATTCCGTGCGCTGCTCGACACCAAGCTCCACACCCGCGCAATGGTGTGGGGATCGACCACCAAGCCCATCCAAACAGTGGCGGTCGTTGGCGGTGCGGCCGACGACGAGTGGCTGGCGGCCCAAGCGGCGGGTGCCGACATCTTGGTTACCGGAGAAGTCAAGCAGCACGTAGCGCTTGCCGCTTCCGAATCTGAGTTCGCCATTGCCGCAGCTGGCCATTACGCGACTGAGCACCCTTCCTGCGAACGGCTGCGGGCAAAGCTTGAGGCCGAGATGCCTGCGGTTAAGTGGGAGCTCTTTGTCCCCCCAGCCGGAAGCGCTGGGCGGCCTTACTGATCACCGCGATCTTCACAGGTCATTTC encodes the following:
- a CDS encoding PEP-CTERM sorting domain-containing protein, with product MRVGQLSVVLFCLAGSVVARASYEMVIFTTTTDRNFYRFDPVNRVQLGSFGAGVVGTYSGASVSLDSGRPGQIVSLNGDAGIRWANYSTGLQTGQKFLSEGQIYGNGPYSVTPLSNGSYVVNAYYGSPTIQQRSRVYNAAFSSFTEMSPFGSGYEPLGSAQGSDGRIYTLNRFNLGSGNFAFVTFGFTTAGTYLGYNSLGSYADAYAFGSILASGGRIYAGPGTQTTNPRIAWHPAGVSQTATASIATSYYSTTGWSNLVAGHDGKVHMIQSYYNGTDYTNQWYTYEPESNRFAVMYAMPYNMTISRATMVAAPEPATWAAIGLGLLAIVRRKRTR
- a CDS encoding VOC family protein → MKDLSSQHVFPTLTPYIVVSNAQEAIAFYQEALGAVARNVALTPDGSKVMNAQLVIGDSVLMINDEFPEYGSFGPQPGDKIFVTIHIQSKDIDADWARAEKAGVQVTMPLADMFWGDRYGQFTCRYGYKWSMGQRIHEPSVEEMEAGAKEFF
- the hppD gene encoding 4-hydroxyphenylpyruvate dioxygenase, translated to MSSDTFPIRRVDHIRHYVNNARQSAFFYQHTFGFDIVAFRGLETGSRDQVDYALQQNDLRLVFSAPLRPGHPMAEKISTHGDFVQDIAFEVDDVDWAYNTAVSRGAESAYEPMTLEDTHGTIRQAGIKIYGNTIHTFLNRDNYTGPFMPGFRAENQPGDGIGIMEVDHCVGNVELGQMNRWVKWYEDVLGFANLISFDDKDISTEFTALMSKVMASGNGRVKFPINEPAEGRKKSQIDEYLEFFGGAGVQHVALRTDDIVYTVSRLRARGIEFLSVPRSYYDMLPERVGAIEEDIAVLADLGILVDRDDEGYLLQIFTKPVTDRPTLFYEIIHRKGAKSFGKGNFKALFESIEREQALRGTL
- a CDS encoding DinB family protein, with the protein product MAIDIRAHYGFWIELLASNYAKDLAALPEGAYTTSIGGACRTAQNISTEIVLMTRVAKDVLEGGEIPGRDPAKFASLMEELSTPEAAAQAVKDAAKEAGAAFAAASDETLAREVMMPWGMSMSLYALAHLCATHINYHDAQLNYIQSFHGDTEMHWF
- the dnaK gene encoding molecular chaperone DnaK — translated: MGRTVGIDLGTTNSVVAVMEGGEPIVIATAEGTRTLPSVVAFKANGERLVGVTAKRQAVVNPENTVASIKRFVGHKYSEVKEEASRVAYQIKEAKNGMIVAHIPAVDKDFTPEEISAMILQKLKADAEAYLGTAVDQAVITVPAYFNDAQRTATKNAGEIAGLKVLRIINEPTAASLAYHLDKDKNETVLVFDLGGGTFDVSVLDVGDGVIEVKATHGDSHLGGDDFDQKIVEWIASEFKKEQGIDLLAQRDALQRLREAAEKAKIELSSQVTTNINLPYITAIDNQPKHLDLNLSRAKFEELCSDLLERIRRPLDQALEDAGMGATELDEVILVGGSSRIPMVQALVKEYTKKDPNRSVNPDEVVAIGAAIQAGVLGGEVKDILLLDVTPLSLGVETQGGIFDKVIDRNTTIPTKKSRVYTTAVDNQPEVEIHVLQGERPLARENKSLGRFHLAGIPAAPARVPQIEVTFDIDANGILQVNAKDLGTGNQQRITITGSGNLNRDEIDRMVREAEANAETDRKVQEVAELKNKADALAYNTEKTVREHGANLTEAEKSSLEEKIANLRKAIAADNEDEIRAAFTELETESHSLAEKLYQSAQQPQENEGEKVGAGVGAAKEDGDVIDADFKDEK
- a CDS encoding glycosyltransferase family 9 protein codes for the protein MIRRFVGQELPAKARIGVISNDAIGNFVIATPLLQMLRAKYPHATLDYFAGNRVSELAHASDLFDSWYPLHGAHPTDTVRILSDRSGAYELVVNLESTMAAKFATAALVGRHGFAAGPCLDGEARKDLPHADDPRGDLWRDMEWISPTLTQKYPFLSSGFIAEIFCRLAYLEGTVPAYRVPSDDPGRAVPDVLIATSASLPEKLWPAEKWSEALSALKHEGVSVGLLGAPPSSQSKYWQGNDLETQLVADELVEDLRGKLTMPQVVGALAVARAVLTLDNGILHLAAATGTPTVGLFRYGIHRLWAPPVPSLTVLHPAENESVGEIPVDATMQALKSCL